One window from the genome of Ovis canadensis isolate MfBH-ARS-UI-01 breed Bighorn chromosome 21, ARS-UI_OviCan_v2, whole genome shotgun sequence encodes:
- the LRRN4CL gene encoding LRRN4 C-terminal-like protein, with protein MPRSPCLLWLLAVTFSLVPRTQPLVAGDLEGDEQDETPLPAVPCDYDHCRHLQVPCQELQRAGPAACLCPSLSSALQPPHPPRLGEVRVEAETGRAEVHWCAPSSPVHQYWLLLWEGSGAPQKGPSFNSTVRRAELKGLKPGGAYVVCVVAANDAGESRAPGPQAEGLDGAEGPNLGPCGRLTVPPRPLTLLHAAVGVGSALALLSCSALVWHFCLRQRWGCPRRGRPSHAGL; from the coding sequence ATGCCGCGCTCTCCCTGCCTTCTGTGGCTCCTTGCTGTCACCTTCTCCCTGGTTCCCAGAACGCAGCCCTTGGTGGCCGGAGACTTGGAAGGAGATGAGCAAGATGAGACACCTTTGCCGGCCGTCCCCTGTGATTACGACCACTGCCGCCATCTGCAGGTGCCCTGCCAGGAGCTGCAGAGGGCCGGCCCGGCAGCCTGCCTGTGCCCCAGCCTCTCCAGCGCCCTGCAGCCACCGCACCCGCCACGCCTGGGGGAGGTGCGCGTGGAGGCCGAGACGGGCCGCGCCGAGGTGCACTGGTGCGCCCCCTCCTCCCCGGTCCACCAGTACTGGCTGCTGCTTTGGGAAGGCAGCGGGGCTCCACAGAAGGGGCCCAGCTTCAACTCGACGGTCCGCCGAGCGGAGCTGAAGGGCCTGAAGCCTGGGGGCGCATACGTTGTCTGCGTGGTGGCCGCCAACGACGCGGGAGAGAGCCGCGCTCCCGGGCCCCAGGCGGAGGGCCTCGACGGGGCGGAGGGCCCCAACTTAGGGCCCTGCGGCCGGCTGACCGTGCCGCCGCGGCCACTCACTCTGCTGCACGCGGCCGTGGGCGTGGGCTCGGCGCTGGCCCTGCTCAGCTGCTCCGCCCTGGTCTGGCACTTCTGCCTACGCCAGCGCTGGGGCTGCCCCCGCCGAGGCCGCCCCAGCCACGCAGGGCTTTGA